The proteins below come from a single Asanoa ferruginea genomic window:
- a CDS encoding response regulator: MTDRTYTVLLYSDDPKVRDRMRLAVGTRPAADLQVEFVEADDYDACVRLVDDYEIDLMLLDGEATPAGGLGLARQIKDDRPNASPPVCVVIARAADRWLAAYAQVEGTLMFPLDPIETGRTVAAMLRSYAAGGPVTAA; this comes from the coding sequence ATGACCGACCGCACGTACACCGTCCTGCTCTACAGCGACGACCCCAAGGTGCGCGACCGCATGCGCCTGGCCGTGGGCACCCGACCCGCTGCTGACCTGCAGGTCGAGTTCGTCGAGGCCGACGACTACGACGCCTGCGTCCGCCTGGTCGACGACTACGAGATCGACCTGATGCTGCTCGACGGCGAGGCGACCCCGGCCGGCGGCCTGGGCCTGGCCCGGCAGATCAAGGACGACCGCCCCAACGCCTCCCCGCCCGTGTGCGTGGTGATCGCGCGGGCCGCCGACCGCTGGCTGGCCGCCTACGCCCAGGTCGAGGGCACCCTGATGTTCCCGCTCGACCCGATCGAGACCGGCCGCACCGTCGCGGCGATGCTGCGTTCCTACGCGGCCGGCGGCCCGGTCACCGCCGCCTGA